In Chloroflexota bacterium, the genomic window AAAGAAATGGTGGGCAGAGCCCAACATGATGGCTGAGGCCCGTGACAAGGGCTACATATAACAGGCGTAAGGGGGTAAGCGTAAGATGTTGTTTAGATCAACAGGACTGGGGAAGACTGAGTTGGTGGCGAAAGTGGCCGATCTTAAGCGTCAGGGTGATTATCTGATCCTGCACGTGGATACCATCGAGCCGGTTCGATGGAGGATTCGGGCAGGCCTAAGCCTGAGCGATGCGGCGACAGTGCTAAAGTGCCTTTTCAAGTTCTCCATTCTAAGTTTCGTGCTCCTGCCAACCCACTGGTTCAAGAAGGCAGAGCACCCCGGTGACTTCTAGATAGGGGGAGTCTAGTGGCGGTGGACGGCTCAATTCAAGGTGCGGTGTTGCGTTATTGTTGTGGTACTGCATTGGCGGCAGGCTTCGTCGGCATGGACGTGCACTTCACAATCGCTGGAAATAGTATCGGTATAAGCGCCCTCGGTGGCCTAGTTTCGTTGATCAGCAGCTAGAGCAATGAGGACATGTTAGCAACGCGCTAAGGCAAGTGGCGCTCCCCTGTTTGAATACGATATGAAAATAGACCACGTGATTGCCAGGCTCTGCATCATCTTGGAAAGCCATTCGACTTTCCTCAGCCGCAGCATCACTTCGCTGATCGGCACTTCGGACTAAGAGGGCAAACCATAGGCTACATTATTCAAATCTCAGACTTCACTGCTCTATTAGATTGGTTGGGTGAAATAGCTCTTCCCGCGCATACGCAGTATTAAAGGCATAGGCCAATGTGGCGATACTACGCATTTAGGTTCGCAGGACTTACCCTGGCCCATTTGCCCATGAAGGTCGGCTATTTGATTGCATTCTTGGTTGCAGATACAGTGTACACTTTGTCGCCGGGGATGAGGGCTGCCATTCTAGACAACATGCGCCATGTCCTCGGATCAGAAGCCAGTGACGTGCAGCTGAAGCAAGCTACACACGGCGTCTTGAGGAATGCAGCCCGAAACTACTTCGACCTGATCAAGATACCCCACATGAAGTCCAGTGAGATTGAGAGCCTCATAACTCTCCACGGCTGGCATAATCTTGAACACGCTTTGGATAAGGGCAAGGGAGTTATTCTGGTCACGGCACATCTTGGTAGCTTCGAGTTGGCCTCACAGCTACTGGCAGTGCGCTCCATAAAGACAACGGTTCTGGTTGAATCTCTAGAGCCACCAGCTTTGCTTAATCATGTCACGGCTTTGAGAAGCAGCAAGGGACTGACTTGTGTTGCCGCCCAATCAGGTGCATTAGAAATAGTGATACAGTCGCTGCGTCGCGGCGAAGTGGTGTTGTTCGCCTGCGACCGCGACATTGCCAAGGACGGCTTCAAGTCAGATTTCTTTGATGAAGAGACCTCCCTGCCTGCTGAGGCAGTGCGGATTGCAATGCGCACCGGAGCTGCTGTTCTTCCTGCCTTCAGCCTGCGCCGAAATCATGGTAAGCATGATATATACTGTGAGCCTGCTATGGATATTGCCCTTGGCCGTAATGGAGCTGTGGCAAGAAACATACAGCAGGTCATTCGTGTGATGGAGAAGTACATCAGGGCTTGCCCTGAGCAGTGGGTAGTCCTTGGGCGGGCCTGGCCGGATAAACAAGAGCCATCATCGCTCTCCGAAACATTAGA contains:
- a CDS encoding lysophospholipid acyltransferase family protein, which codes for MWRYYAFRFAGLTLAHLPMKVGYLIAFLVADTVYTLSPGMRAAILDNMRHVLGSEASDVQLKQATHGVLRNAARNYFDLIKIPHMKSSEIESLITLHGWHNLEHALDKGKGVILVTAHLGSFELASQLLAVRSIKTTVLVESLEPPALLNHVTALRSSKGLTCVAAQSGALEIVIQSLRRGEVVLFACDRDIAKDGFKSDFFDEETSLPAEAVRIAMRTGAAVLPAFSLRRNHGKHDIYCEPAMDIALGRNGAVARNIQQVIRVMEKYIRACPEQWVVLGRAWPDKQEPSSLSETLETPRGTKKVADSIHQQRTPLRQ